A single genomic interval of Xyrauchen texanus isolate HMW12.3.18 chromosome 40, RBS_HiC_50CHRs, whole genome shotgun sequence harbors:
- the LOC127633745 gene encoding gamma-aminobutyric acid receptor subunit pi-like: MNLCSFVGSLLLLLFISRIMEFSVASTEEILPPTIQKLMKGYNKYLRPFFDKGPVTVGMSLDIASIDTISEINMDYTATIFLRQRWTDERLCFDGNKSLSLDGRLVELLWVPDTFIVDSKKSFLHDITVENRLIRIFPNGTVLYALRITTTVACSMDLTKYPMDRQTCTLQLESWGYNVKDVVFHWTRGNQSVSGLDHLQLAQYTLEDHYTSESEAVYETGNYPKLIFHFKLKRSILYFILETYVPSSALVVLSWVSFWISQSSVPARICIGVTTVLTMTTLMMGARTSLPNANCFIKAIDVYLGICFSFIFGALIEYAVAHFCTLHQPNAANAYMYGQEMQEREDEMNGIVTSIGTHALRARKREEMLSHIGSTRSPTPGDSNEEISSSQPQSRCGKSMAVARRVVLCLNCCKVKNPHYIDNYSRLTFPLSFIFINFLYWTYYLYF; encoded by the exons GATCATGGAATTTTCTGTTGCCAGCACAGAAGAGATCTTGCCTCCCACCATTCAGAAACTGATGAAGGGATACAACAAGTACCTGAGGCCGTTCTTTGACA AAGGCCCTGTTACTGTAGGCATGAGTTTGGATATCGCCAGCATAGACACTATATCAGAAATCAACATG GATTACACAGCCACCATCTTTCTTCGTCAGCGCTGGACAGATGAACGGTTGTGTTTTGATGGCAATAAGAGCTTGAGTCTGGATGGGAGATTGGTGGAACTCCTATGGGTCCCTGACACGTTTATAGTGGATTCCAAGAAATCCTTCCTGCACGACATCACTGTCGAAAACAGACTGATCCGGATATTCCCCAACGGAACTGTGCTGTATGCCCTCAG AATTACCACCACAGTGGCCTGCAGTATGGACCTGACCAAATACCCCATGGACAGGCAGACTTGCacccttcaacttgaaagct GGGGATATAACGTGAAAGATGTTGTGTTCCATTGGACTCGGGGGAACCAATCAGTTAGTGGTCTTGATCATTTACAACTTGCTCAGTACACCCTTGAGGATCACTACACTTCAGAATCTGAGGCCGTTTACGAGACcg GTAACTACCCTAAATTGATCTTCCACTTTAAACTCAAGCGGAGCatcttatattttattctggagaCGTACGTTCCTTCCAGTGCTCTGGTGGTTCTGTCCTGGGTCTCATTCTGGATCAGTCAGTCTTCAGTCCCAGCTCGCATCTGCATAG GAGTGACCACAGTTTTGACTATGACCACCCTGATGATGGGGGCCCGCACCTCTCTACCAAATGCCAACTGTTTTATCAAAGCCATTGATGTGTATCTGGGCATCTGCTTCAGCTTCATCTTTGGAGCACTGATTGAATACGCAGTTGCCCATTTCTGCACATTACACCAGCCAAACGCTGCTAATGCGTATATG TATGGCCAGGAAATGCAGGAGCGTGAGGACGAAATGAATGGCATCGTTACCTCCATCGGCACGCATGCTTTGCGGGCCCGTAAACGGGAGGAGATGCTGTCCCACATAGGCAGCACCAGAAGCCCCACCCCTGGTGATAGTAATGAGGAGATCAGCTCGTCACAACCGCAGAGCCGCTGCGGCAAGTCCATGGCGGTGGCACGGCGAGTTGTGCTCTGTCTAAACTGCTGTAAAGTGAAGAACCCACACTATATCGACAACTACTCACGACTGACATTTCCTCTCTCCTTCATCTTCATTAACTTCCTCTACTGGACCTACTACCTGTACTTCTAG